A genomic window from Diospyros lotus cultivar Yz01 chromosome 2, ASM1463336v1, whole genome shotgun sequence includes:
- the LOC127795678 gene encoding ATP synthase subunit epsilon, mitochondrial produces the protein MASSGAVPFWRAAGMTYITYSNICANLVRNCLKEPYKSEAISREKVHFSVSKWVDGKPEKPTIRSDTPAE, from the exons ATGGCGTCGAGCGGGGCGGTGCCGTTTTGGAGGGCGGCCGGAATGACGTACATAACGTACTCGAACATATGCGCCAATTTGGTGAGGAACTGCCTCAAAGAGCCCTATAAGTCCGAAGCGATCTCCCGTGAGAAGGTCCATTTCTCCGTCTCCAAATGGGTCGACGGAAAACCTGAGAAGCCCA CCATTCGATCGGACACTCCTGCAGAATGA
- the LOC127794483 gene encoding exocyst complex component EXO84B isoform X1 has translation MASAKSSRSRGLTGTPAKGNNPKDTGTKLEENLNVFKSDKFDADGFVQSKCNSLNEKEIRQLCSYLLDLKRASAEEMRKSVYANYTAFIRTSKEISDLEGELLSIRNLLSTQATLIHGLAEGVHIDSLSNMVPDGSMENALSNYEDNEPSDLEKRLIEFPDALDVLLAERRVDEALKTLDEGEHIVCEAKENKTLSPAMLLSLQTAITERRQKLADQLAEAACQPSTHGNELRASISALKKLGDGPRAHSLLLNAHYQRYQYNMQSLRPSSTSYGGAYTAALSQLVFSSIAQAASDSFSIFGKERAYTSELVMWATKQTEALALLVKRHALASSAAAGGLRAAAECVQIALGHCTLLEARGLALSPVLLKLFRPSVEQALDANLKRIEESTAALAAADDWELTYPPTLTRQPGRSSSASLGSTTAYQHKLSSSAHRFNLMVQDFFEDVGPLLSMQLGGKTLEGLFQIFNSYINMLIKALPGSMEEEANYEGSGNKIVRIAETEAQQIALLANASLLADELLPRAAMKLTPLNQASYKDDPRRRPVDRQNRHPEQREWKRRLLGAVDRLKDSFCRQHALDLIFTEDGDTNLSADMYIHMDGNVDEIEWFPSLIFQELYVKLNRMASVAADMFVGRERFATLLLMRLTETVILWLSEDQSFWDDIEEGPRPLGPLGLQQFCLDMKFVSCFASHGRYLSRNLNRIVNEIISKAIAAFAATGMDPYSILPDDDWFIDACQDAMERLSGKAKVANGDRDLNSPTASVSAQSMSSVRSHGSS, from the exons ATGGCTTCAGCGAAGTCTTCTCGGTCCAGAGGACTGACCGGCACGCCGGCGAAGGGCAACAACCCTAAGGATACCGGCACGAAGCTCGAGGAAAATCTCAACGTCTTCAAGTCCGATAAATTCGATGCTGATGGCTTTGTGCAGTCCAAGTGTAATTCCCTGAACGAGAAG GAAATAAGGCAGTTATGCTCATATCTTCTGGACTTGAAAAGAGCTTCAGCTGAGGAAATGCGTAAAAGTGTCTATGCTAACTACACAGCCTTCATACG CACGTCAAAGGAGATATCAGATTTAGAGGGGGAGCTATTATCGATCAGAAACCTGCTATCTACTCAGGCAACTTTAATTCACGGCCTAGCTGAGGGAGTTCACATTGATTCTTTATCTAACATGGTTCCTGATGGTTCTATGGAAAATGCTTTATCCAATTATGAAGACAATGAACCTTCAGATCTGGAGAAGCGGTTAATAGAGTTCCCTGATGCACTTGATGTTTTGTTAGCTGAGAGGAGGGTGGATGAAGCTTTGAAAACCCTTGATGAAGGAGAGCATATAGTTTGTgaagcaaaagaaaataaaacattaagtCCAGCAATGCTTTTGTCGCTACAAACTGCTATTACTGAACGTAGGCAAAAATTAGCTGATCAGCTTGCTGAAGCTGCTTGCCAACCTTCAACCCATGGCAACGAGCTTCGAGCATCTATTTCAGCTCTTAAAAAGCTGGGGGATGGCCCTCGTGCTCATAGTTTGCTGCTCAATGCACATTACCAAAGATATCAGTATAACATGCAAAGCCTTCGTCCATCAAGCACCTCATATGGAGGAGCATATACTGCTGCTCTTTCCCAGCTAGTATTTTCTTCCATTGCTCAAGCTGCCAGTGATTCTTTTAGCATCTTTGGTAAGGAACGAGCTTACACTTCTGAGCTTGTGATGTGGGCTACGAAGCAAACTGAGGCGCTTGCCCTTCTTGTGAAAAGACATGCATTAGCTTCATCTGCAGCTGCTGGAGGTCTAAGGGCTGCGGCTGAGTGTGTGCAAATAGCTTTAGGCCATTGCACCTTGCTGGAAGCTCGTGGCTTGGCTCTTTCTCCTGTGCTGCTGAAACTCTTTAGACCTAGTGTTGAACAAGCACTAGATGCTAATTTAAAGCGTATTGAAGAGAGTACTGCTGCTCTAGCTGCAGCTGATGATTGGGAACTTACATATCCTCCAACTCTAACACGTCAACCTGGCAGATCCTCAAGTGCTTCCCTTGGTTCCACGACAGCATATCAGCATAAACTTTCTAGTAGTGCTCATCGGTTCAATCTGATGGTTCag GATTTCTTTGAGGATGTGGGTCCACTTCTAAGTATGCAACTGGGAGGTAAAACATTGGAAGGTTTATTCCAGATATTTAATTCGTATATTAACATGCTCATAAAAGCATTGCCTGGCTCtatggaagaagaagcaaaCTATGAAGGCTCTGGAAATAAAATTGTTCGAATTGCTGAGACTGAAGCCCAGCAAATTGCTTTGCTTGCAAATGCATCCCTATTGGCAGATGAACTTTTGCCACGTGCAGCCATGAAGCTTACCCCATTGAATCAGGCTAGTTACAAAGATGATCCTCGTAGAAGGCCTGTGGATAGGCAAAATCGTCATCCTGAGCAAAGAGAATGGAAGAGGCGTCTTCTGGGTGCAGTTGATAGACTGAAGGATAGCTTTTGTAGGCAACATGCTCTAGATCTTATCTTCACTGAGGATGGTGACACTAATCTTAGTGCAGACATGTACATACACATGGACGGAAATGTGGATGAAATAGAATGGTTTCCTTCCCTGATATTCCAG GAACTTTATGTAAAGCTTAACAGAATGGCTAGTGTAGCAGCAGACATGTTTGTGGGCAGGGAAAGATTTGCTACCTTGCTGTTGATGAGACTTACAGAAACGGTAATCCTATGGCTTTCAGAAGACCAAAGCTTTTGGGATGATATTGAGGAAGGGCCAAGGCCATTAGGTCCTCTTGGTCTTCAGCAG TTCTGTTTGGATATGAAGTTTGTTTCCTGCTTTGCTTCGCATGGGCGTTACTTATCTCGGAATTTGAACCGAATTGTCAATGAGATAATATCTAAAGCAATTGCAGCATTTGCCGCAACAGGGATGGATCCATACAG
- the LOC127794483 gene encoding exocyst complex component EXO84B isoform X2 has translation MVPDGSMENALSNYEDNEPSDLEKRLIEFPDALDVLLAERRVDEALKTLDEGEHIVCEAKENKTLSPAMLLSLQTAITERRQKLADQLAEAACQPSTHGNELRASISALKKLGDGPRAHSLLLNAHYQRYQYNMQSLRPSSTSYGGAYTAALSQLVFSSIAQAASDSFSIFGKERAYTSELVMWATKQTEALALLVKRHALASSAAAGGLRAAAECVQIALGHCTLLEARGLALSPVLLKLFRPSVEQALDANLKRIEESTAALAAADDWELTYPPTLTRQPGRSSSASLGSTTAYQHKLSSSAHRFNLMVQDFFEDVGPLLSMQLGGKTLEGLFQIFNSYINMLIKALPGSMEEEANYEGSGNKIVRIAETEAQQIALLANASLLADELLPRAAMKLTPLNQASYKDDPRRRPVDRQNRHPEQREWKRRLLGAVDRLKDSFCRQHALDLIFTEDGDTNLSADMYIHMDGNVDEIEWFPSLIFQELYVKLNRMASVAADMFVGRERFATLLLMRLTETVILWLSEDQSFWDDIEEGPRPLGPLGLQQFCLDMKFVSCFASHGRYLSRNLNRIVNEIISKAIAAFAATGMDPYSILPDDDWFIDACQDAMERLSGKAKVANGDRDLNSPTASVSAQSMSSVRSHGSS, from the exons ATGGTTCCTGATGGTTCTATGGAAAATGCTTTATCCAATTATGAAGACAATGAACCTTCAGATCTGGAGAAGCGGTTAATAGAGTTCCCTGATGCACTTGATGTTTTGTTAGCTGAGAGGAGGGTGGATGAAGCTTTGAAAACCCTTGATGAAGGAGAGCATATAGTTTGTgaagcaaaagaaaataaaacattaagtCCAGCAATGCTTTTGTCGCTACAAACTGCTATTACTGAACGTAGGCAAAAATTAGCTGATCAGCTTGCTGAAGCTGCTTGCCAACCTTCAACCCATGGCAACGAGCTTCGAGCATCTATTTCAGCTCTTAAAAAGCTGGGGGATGGCCCTCGTGCTCATAGTTTGCTGCTCAATGCACATTACCAAAGATATCAGTATAACATGCAAAGCCTTCGTCCATCAAGCACCTCATATGGAGGAGCATATACTGCTGCTCTTTCCCAGCTAGTATTTTCTTCCATTGCTCAAGCTGCCAGTGATTCTTTTAGCATCTTTGGTAAGGAACGAGCTTACACTTCTGAGCTTGTGATGTGGGCTACGAAGCAAACTGAGGCGCTTGCCCTTCTTGTGAAAAGACATGCATTAGCTTCATCTGCAGCTGCTGGAGGTCTAAGGGCTGCGGCTGAGTGTGTGCAAATAGCTTTAGGCCATTGCACCTTGCTGGAAGCTCGTGGCTTGGCTCTTTCTCCTGTGCTGCTGAAACTCTTTAGACCTAGTGTTGAACAAGCACTAGATGCTAATTTAAAGCGTATTGAAGAGAGTACTGCTGCTCTAGCTGCAGCTGATGATTGGGAACTTACATATCCTCCAACTCTAACACGTCAACCTGGCAGATCCTCAAGTGCTTCCCTTGGTTCCACGACAGCATATCAGCATAAACTTTCTAGTAGTGCTCATCGGTTCAATCTGATGGTTCag GATTTCTTTGAGGATGTGGGTCCACTTCTAAGTATGCAACTGGGAGGTAAAACATTGGAAGGTTTATTCCAGATATTTAATTCGTATATTAACATGCTCATAAAAGCATTGCCTGGCTCtatggaagaagaagcaaaCTATGAAGGCTCTGGAAATAAAATTGTTCGAATTGCTGAGACTGAAGCCCAGCAAATTGCTTTGCTTGCAAATGCATCCCTATTGGCAGATGAACTTTTGCCACGTGCAGCCATGAAGCTTACCCCATTGAATCAGGCTAGTTACAAAGATGATCCTCGTAGAAGGCCTGTGGATAGGCAAAATCGTCATCCTGAGCAAAGAGAATGGAAGAGGCGTCTTCTGGGTGCAGTTGATAGACTGAAGGATAGCTTTTGTAGGCAACATGCTCTAGATCTTATCTTCACTGAGGATGGTGACACTAATCTTAGTGCAGACATGTACATACACATGGACGGAAATGTGGATGAAATAGAATGGTTTCCTTCCCTGATATTCCAG GAACTTTATGTAAAGCTTAACAGAATGGCTAGTGTAGCAGCAGACATGTTTGTGGGCAGGGAAAGATTTGCTACCTTGCTGTTGATGAGACTTACAGAAACGGTAATCCTATGGCTTTCAGAAGACCAAAGCTTTTGGGATGATATTGAGGAAGGGCCAAGGCCATTAGGTCCTCTTGGTCTTCAGCAG TTCTGTTTGGATATGAAGTTTGTTTCCTGCTTTGCTTCGCATGGGCGTTACTTATCTCGGAATTTGAACCGAATTGTCAATGAGATAATATCTAAAGCAATTGCAGCATTTGCCGCAACAGGGATGGATCCATACAG